One Anolis carolinensis isolate JA03-04 chromosome 4, rAnoCar3.1.pri, whole genome shotgun sequence DNA window includes the following coding sequences:
- the ddx20 gene encoding probable ATP-dependent RNA helicase DDX20, whose amino-acid sequence MAAVETPHTESWLRTRDVVLQEGPEDFSSLLLSPPVLEGLKAAGFLRPSPVQLKAIPLGRCGLDLIVQAKSGTGKTCVFSTVALDSLILESPVTQILVLAPTREIAVQIHAVITTIGIKMEGLECHVFIGGTPLNQDKTRLKKCHIAVGTPGRIKQLIELDFLNTSSIRLFILDEADKLLEEGSFQEQINWIYSSLPANKQMLAVSATYPESLANTLTRYMRDPTFVRLNSTDPSLIGLKQYFKVVNSHPLPHKTFEEKAEHLLELFSKIPFNQALVFSNLHSRAQHLADLLTSKGFPAECISGNMNQNQRLDAMAKLKQFHCRILISTDLTSRGIDAEKVNLVINLDVPLDWETYMHRIGRAGRFGTLGLSVTYCCRGEEENMMMKIAQKCNLHLLPLPEPVSPELMEHFESWGVEVTAVPYPNASLCASVLPTESLEGTMQHKTERSRAQASHVACKNVPAAEPKQIFKKKQLLKSRVEHNEAALTENQRASHRVSQQKLQVEPDLHMGGHCKEEADKKILQDMLPKIPCLSSYKKCLFTNAWSMAGFVDDYEYFIKEGLEREVEIIRSFTGPGEQHKHPESDSFDSTGIESGINTATTTGVWTEESGSDSSSYSSGSSAYCPEDHSYVKHPSSALHSDNMLSTHQTVQRQIQEASLPECIQEASLTQKKMKESKQKRQDCCAPITKPFKKNKCSENLSAEEYWRSYYRAWRDYYKEASRSYYQMYQRPPNMVTAYHANAIYFEELLGCYQ is encoded by the exons ATGGCGGCTGTCGAAACACCTCACACTGAGAGCTGGCTTCGGACCCGGGACGTTGTCTTGCAAGAAGGGCCCGAAGACTTCAGCTCGCTGCTGCTTTCCCCTCCCGTGCTGGAAGGTCTGAAGGCTGCCGGGTTTCTGAGGCCTTCTCCCGTGCAGCTGAAAGCCATCCCTCTCGGGAGATGTGGTTTAG ATCTCATTGTACAAGCAAAGTCTGGTACTGGTAAAACCTGCGTCTTCTCTACTGTTGCACTTGATTCTCTAATCCTGGAAAGTCCAGTTACACAG attCTAGTCTTGGCTCCCACTCGAGAAATTGCTGTACAAATACATGCAGTTATTACAACTATTGGGATCAAAATGGAAGGCTTGGAATGTCATGTTTTTATTGGAGGCACACCTTTAAATCAAGACAAAACAAGGTTGAAAAAGTGTCATATTGCAGTTGGTACCCCTG GACGTATAAAGCAACTCATAGAGCTGGACTTCTTGAATACATCCAGCATCCGTCTCTTCATTCTTGATGAAGCTGATAAGCTTCTAGAAGAAGGCAGTTTCCAGGAGCAAATCAA TTGGATTTATTCTTCTCTGCCAGCCAATAAGCAAATGTTAGCCGTTTCAGCCACCTACCCAGAATCACTGGCTAATACTTTGACTAGATACATGAGAGATCCCACTTTTGTGAGATTAAATTCCACTGATCCAAGTCTCATTG GATTGAAGCAGTACTTCAAAGTTGTGAATTCTCACCCATTGCCTCACAAGACTTTTGAGGAGAAGGCTGAACATTTACTGGAGCTGTTCAGCAAGATTCCTTTCAACCAGGCCCTGGTTTTCTCGAATCTGCATAGCCG AGCCCAGCACCTGGCAGATTTACTGACATCCAAAGGTTTTCCTGCTGAATGTATTTCAGGCAA TATGAATCAGAACCAGCGACTTGATGCCATGGCTAAACTCAAGCAGTTCCATTGCAGGATCTTGATTTCAACTGATTTG aCATCACGTGGCATTGATGCTGAGAAGGTGAATCTAGTAATCAACTTAGATGTTCCTTTGGACTGGGAAACATACatgcatagaattggaagagcagGACGCTTTG GAACCTTAGGATTATCAGTGACATATTGCTGCCGtggagaagaagaaaacatgATGATGAAAATTGCACAAAAATGTAACCTTCACCTTCTTCCTTTACCAG AACCTGTTTCCCCTGAACTGatggaacactttgaaagttGGGGTGTAGAAGTCACTGCTGTCCCTTATCCCAATGCTTCACTGTGTGCATCTGTGTTACCAACAGAAAGCCTGGAAGGGACAATGCAACATAAAACAGAAAGGTCTAGAGCACAGGCTTCTCACGTTGCTTGTAAAAATGTTCCTGCTGCAGAACCAAAGCAGATTTTCAAGAAAAAGCAGCTACTTAAAAGCAGAGTGGAGCACAATGAAGCAGCACTAACTGAGAATCAGCGGGCTTCTCATAGGGTCTCGCAGCAGAAACTTCAGGTGGAACCTGATCTCCATATGGGTGGACACTGTAAGGAGGAGGCAGACAAGAAAATCTTACAAGACATGCTCCCTAAGATCCCTTGCTTGTCCTCTTATAAGAAATGTCTGTTTACCAATGCATGGAGCATGGCTGGGTTTGTTGATGACTATGAGTACTTCATTAAGGAAGGGTTAGAAAGAGAGGTGGAGATCATAAGAAGTTTCACAGGACCTGGAGAGCAGCATAAACACCCAGAAAGTGATAGCTTTGATTCTACAGGAATAGAATCTGGCATAAATACTGCAACAACGACCGGGGTGTGGACTGAAGAATCTGGTAGTGATAGTAGCTCTTATAGTTCTGGATCATCTGCATATTGCCCAGAGGACCACTCCTATGTCAAACACCCTTCATCTGCACTGCATAGTGACAACATGCTCTCAACACATCAGACTGTGCAGAGGCAGATTCAGGAAGCCAGTCTCCCTGAGTGCATCCAAGAGGCATCTCTTACCCAGAAGAAGATGAAAGAAAGCAAACAGAAGAGGCAAGACTGCTGTGCTCCCATCACAAAGCCTTTCAAGAAAAACAAATGTTCAGAGAACCTGAGTGCTGAGGAATACTGGAGATCGTATTATCGGGCATGGCGGGACTATTATAAAGAAGCTTCTCGTTCATATTATCAGATGTACCAAAGACCACCCAACATGGTGACTGCCTATCATGCCAATGCAATCTATTTTGAAGAGTTGTTGGGGTGTTATCAATAG